The sequence below is a genomic window from Pseudomonas cremoricolorata.
AGGTTCCTACCATGCGTTATGCCCTTTCCCTTGCACTGGCAGCCCTGCTTCTCGGCGGTTGCGCCAGCCATAAACCTGAAGATTTCAACGGCACCTGGATCAACCAGCGCGCCATCGACGCCGCCAGTAAAGGCACCAGCCTGCGCCAGGCCATCGCCGACAATGGTCCGGTCCTGGAATGGAAGATCGACACCAGCAAACAGCAGGCGACCCTGAGCAACGGCTTCGAGGCTGCCGACGGCCAGCTGCTGGCCAACAAGAACGACTGGCAGGTCAATTTCCAGAGCGGCCAGAGCGAACAGCTCAGCCTCGATGGCAAGACGCTGGTTCAGGCTCCTGGCCAACTCGGCAAGGAGCAAGCGTTCAGCCGTGCCAACCCACCGGCCAACACGCCGCTGGGTGGCGCGTTCGAGAAGGCGCTGTACCAGGCGTATCTGGGCGGCAACTGGAAGATCGTCGAAGGTCCGGGCCAGGGCGGTGTCGCCCACTTCCGCGAAAACGGCAGTGTCGACGGCCTGCCCGGCCCAGATCGCTACGCCCTGTGCCTGGCCGGCGACTGCGCCACCATGGGTGGCGAGCACGACAGCCTGTGGCTAGAGCGCGAACAGCGCGGTTCGCCGTGGATCTTCACGCGTAAGGGCAACCGGATGGAAATCTTCCAGGCCATGAACCGCGCGCAGCCGGACCAAATGCCGCTGCTGGCCCCGGCTGCACGTCGCTGGGTGCTGGAAAAGCAGTAACCCCACTCGCCCTCAGCCCTTCAAGGCTGCGCGAGAATCGCCGCATACCCCTGTTTGTAACTGGGGTACTGCGGCGCCCAGCCCAACGCCCTCGCCCGGGCGTTGCTGCATCGCTTGCTGCCAGTACGGCGCACGCGCTGCTCATCGGACCAGTGCGTCACCCCCATGTACTCACGCAACCAGGCCACCACCTCGGACAACGCCGCCGGGTCATCGTCGACGCCGAGGTAGCAGTCTTCCAACCCTACGCCGCGCGAGTCGCTTTCCAGCAGAAAAGCCATCAGCCCTGCCGCGTCTTCGGCATGAATGCGGTTGCCATACAGCGGCGGTTGTTCGGCCACGCGGTAGCCCTGTCGCACCTGGCTGAGCAGCCATTCCCGCCCTGGACCATAGATGCCGGTCAGGCGCACCACACTGGCTGCCAGACCGCTGTCCAGGGCCAGTCGCTCGGCAGCCAGCATGATCCGTCCGGAATAACTGTGCGGCTCGGTGGGCGCCGTTTCATCGACCCACTCGCCCTGCTGCTGGGCATACACGCTGCTGCTGGAAACGAACAACAGTCGCCGTGGGCGCTGCTGGTTCTGCGCCAGCCAGCCGAGCACCCGGCGCAGACCGTCGACATAAGCCGCCTGGTAGCCCGCCTCGTCATGCTGATCGGCAGCAACGCAATACACCAGGTAGTCAGGGCTGCGCGAGGGCCACTCTGGCGGTAGATCGTCCTGGCCGAGGTCGGCGCGAATCGGCGTGACACCCGCTGGCAGATGCTCCACCGCGCGGCGTAAACCACTGACCTGCCAGCCTTTATTGAGCAACTGAAGGGCCAGTCTCCCTCCAACATCGCCGCAGCCTACGATCATCGCGGACAGTTCTGACATCACCTAACTCCTGATCTGAAAACAAACGCCCTAGACAGACCTGACGGTCAGCGGCTAGGAGACGAATAAAAAAAGTTACTCTATTACTTCTGTTAACAAGAATTAATTGCAATAATGGCGCCCTCTCTGTTCTCGGCCTTACACGGGGCCGTGGTGACGTCAACTCTTTTCTTCATCAGGTCCGGCCAGCATGACACGCATCCAACCCTCCGCCTCGCCAACCCCATCGCGCGCCTGGCGCGCCATTGCCGCGCTGCTGTTCAGCCTGGCACTGGCCCCCGCTGCCATGGCCGATGAACCCAGTGCCACCACGCCTGCGCCAGCGGCCGCCGCCGCGCCAGCCCCGGCCAACACTAGCGAAACGCCAGCCGCGCCTGCCGACAGCGCTCCGGCCAGCGAAGCTGCCGCCGACGAAAACGTTCAGGCGCTGGTCGAAGACACCAGCCTGGGCATGGCCCACGACCTCTCGCCCTGGGGCATGTACAAGAACGCCGACATCGTGGTGAAGATCGTCATGATCGGCCTGGCCATCGCCTCGATCATCACCTGGACCATCTGGATCGCCAAAGGCTTCGAGCTGATGGGCGCCAAGCGTCGCCTGCGCGGTGAAATCGCTGCGCTGAAGAAATCCGCCAGCCTCAAGGAAGCCAGCGACGTCTCCAGCAAGCAAGGCACCCTCGCCCATACCCTGGTACACGACGCCCTCGAAGAAATGCGTCTGTCGGCCAATACCCGCGAGAAGGAAGGCATCAAGGAACGTGTGAGCTTCCGCCTCGAGCGCCTGGTCGCCGCCAGCGGCCGCAACATGAGCAGCGGCACCGGCGTACTCGCCACCATCGGTTCGACCGCACCCTTCGTGGGTCTGTTCGGCACCGTGTGGGGCATCATGAACAGCTTCATCGGCATCGCCAAGACCCAGACCACCAACCTGGCCGTGGTTGCGCCAGGCATCGCCGAAGCCTTGCTGGCCACTGCCCTGGGCCTGGTCGCGGCGATCCCTGCGGTGGTCATCTACAACGTCTTCGCTCGCTCCATCGCTGGCTACAAGGCGCAGGTTTCCGACGCTTCGGCACAGGTGCTGCTGCTGGTCAGCCGTGACCTCGACCACCAGGGCAGCGACCGCAGCGCCCCTCACATGGTGAAAGTGGGGTAAGCCATGGGCCTGCATCTGAATGAAGGTGGCGACGACCTCGCCGAAAACCACGAAATCAACGTCACGCCGTTCATCGACGTGATGCTGGTCCTGCTGATCATCTTCATGGTCGCCGCGCCTCTGGCCACCGTCGACATCAAGGTCGATCTGCCCGCCTCTACCGCCAAGCCGGCGCCTAGGCCGGAGAAACCGGTGTTCGTCAGCGTCAAGGCCGACCAGAAGCTCTACGTCGGCGACGATCAGGTGCCCACCAACGCTCAGCTCGGCGCCATGCTCGACGCCAAGACCAAGGGCGACAAGGAGACCACCATCTTCTTCCAGGCCGACAAGGGCGTGGATTACGGTGACCTGATGGAAGTGATGAACACCATGCGCGCGGCCGGCTACCTGAAAGTCGGTCTGGTAGGGCTTGAGACGGCAGCGAAAAAATGACGAAGACGCGGCGAACCCTGGCGCGTTACAGCACCAGCCTGGGCATCGTGCTCGGCCTGCATGCCGCCGCTGTGCTGCTCATGCTCGACTGGTCGGTGCCGCAAGCCATCGAACTGCCCCCGGCAGCGATGATGGTCGAGCTGGCACCGCTGCCTGAGCCTGCGCCGCCACCACCCCCCAAGGTGGTGCCCCAACCACCGGCGCCGGTCGAAGAACCGCCGTTGCCGAAACTGGTCGAAGCACCGAAACCGAAAATCGCGATTCCAAAACCGCCCAAGCCCAAGGCCAAGCCACAGCCGCCCAAGCCTGAGAAAAAGCCTGAGCCGCCGCGCGAGGAACCGCCCCAGGAGCAGGTAGCCGACACGCCGCCCAGCACCGAGCCGCCGAAAAAGTCGGCAGCCCCGGCGCCGAGCATCGCGTCGAACAGTAAAGCCTTGCCCACGTGGCAGAGCGACTTGCTGCGCCACCTGGCCAAGTACAAGCGTTACCCGGAGGACGCGCGTCGCCGCGGCCTGCAGGGTATCAATCGACTGCGTTTCGTCGTCGATGCCAACGGCAAGGTGTTGTCATACGAAATGGCCGGAGGCTCGGGCAGTGCGGCGCTCGATCGCGCCACTCTGGAGATGATCCGCCGTGCGCAACCGCTGCCCAAGCCCCCAGCAGAACTGCTGAGCAACGGCAGCATCGAAGTGGTCGCCCCGTTCGTCTACTCGCTGGATAAACGCTAGACCGTTGCTTCTGTCACACCTGCGCACGTCTGATAACGTGCGTCTATCGATTGCAGCCGCTATGCTGGGCCCGCAACTTCATGGACGCACGTTATGACCCTCACTGAACTCCGCTACATCGTCACTCTCGCCCAGGAACAGCACTTTGGCCACGCCGCCGAACGCTGCCACGTCAGCCAGCCAACCCTGTCGGTCGGGGTGAAGAAGCTCGAAGACGAGCTCGGCGTGCTGATCTTCGAGCGCAGCAAGAGCGCAGTTCGCCTGACCCCCGTCGGTGAAGGCATCGTCGCCCAGGCGCAGAAGGTGCTGGAGCAGGCGCAGGGCATCCGCGAACTGGCCCAGGCCGGCAAGAACCAGCTCACCGCCCCGCTCAAGGTCGGCGCCATCTATACCGTCGGCCCGTACCTGTTCCCGCACCTGATTCCGCAGTTGCACCGGGTCGCGCCGCAGATGCCGCTGTACATCGAGGAAAACTTCACCCACGTGCTGCGCGACAAGCTGCGCAATGGCGAGCTCGACGCGGTAATCATCGCCCTGCCGTTCAACGAAGCCGACGTGCTGACCCTGCCGCTTTACGACGAGCCATTCTGCGCACTGATGCCCAGCGGCCACCCATGGACCGCGCGCGAAACCATCGATACCGCCTTGCTCAACGACAAGAGCCTGCTGCTGCTCGGCGAGGGCCACTGCTTTCGTGACCAGGTGCTGGAAGCCTGCCCGACGCTGAGCAAGAACAGCGATTCGCGCCACACCACCGTGGAATCCAGCTCGCTGGAAACCATCCGCCACATGGTCGCCTCCGGCCTCGGGGTGTCGATTCTGCCGCTGTCGGCGGTGCACAGCCATCACTACGCGCCAGGCGTCATCGAGGTGCGTCCGCTGACGGCGCCCGCACCGTTCCGCACGGTCGCCATCGCCTGGCGGGCGAGTTTCCCGCGGCCCAAGGCGATCGAGATCCTCGCCGATTCGATACGCCTGTGCTCGGTGATCCCTAACCGCACGGAACAGCCGACCTGAACCATGACAGAGCTGTCGAACGTGCCGGTCACGGCGCTCAAAGGAGTCGGCGAGGCGATGGCCGAGAAGCTTGCCAAAGTCGGCCTGGAAACGGTTCAGGACGTCCTGTTCCACTTGCCCGCACGCTATCAGGATCGTACCCGCGTCGTGCCCATCGGCGAGCTGCGCCCTGGCCAGGATGCGGTGATCGAAGGCGTGGTCAGCGGCACTGACGTGACCATGGGCAAGCGCCGCAGTCTGGTGGTGCGGCTCAACGATGGCAGCGGCACTCTGACCTTGCGCTTCTATCACTTCAGCAATGCGCAGAAAGAAGGGCTCAAGCGTGGCACGCAACTGCGGTGCTATGGCGAAGCCCGGCCAGGCGCCTCGGGGCTGGAGATCTACCACCCCGAATACCGCGCGCTCAATGGCAGCGAGCCGGCCCCTGCGGTCGAACAGACCCTGACGCCGATCTACCCCACCACCGAAGGCCTGACCCAGCAACGCCTGCGCCTGCTCTGCCAGCAGAGCCTGAGCCTGCTCGGCCCGCGCAGCCTGCCAGACTGGCTGCCGGCCGAACTGATCGGTGAGTACCAGCTGGCGTCGCTCGACGACGCCATTCGCTACCTGCATAACCCCCCTGCCGACGCCGATGTCGACGAGCTCGCCGAGGGCCATCATTGGGCGCAACATCGCCTGGCCTTCGAAGAGCTGCTGACCCACCAGCTCTCGCAACAACGCCTGCGCGAAAGCCTGCGCAGCTTGCGCGCGCCCGTGCTGCCCAAGGCCAGACGCCTGCCGACCCAGTACCTGGCCAACCTCGGTTTCGCCCCGACCGGTGCCCAGCAGCGGGTCGGCAACGAGATTGCCTACGACCTGAGCCTGCACGAGCCGATGATGCGCCTGGTACAAGGTGACGTCGGCGCGGGCAAGACCGTGGTCGCGGCCCTCGCCGCCCTGCAGGCGCTGGAGGCCGGCTATCAGGTGGCGCTCATGGCACCCACCGAGATTCTTGCCGAGCAGCATTACCTGACCTTCAAACGCTGGCTCGAGCCACTGGGCCTGGAAGTGGCCTGGCTGGCTGGCAAGCTCAAGGGCAAGGCCCGCGTCAGCGCTCTGGAGCAGATCGCCGGTGGTGCGCCGATGGTGGTGGGTACCCACGCCCTGTTCCAGGAAGAAGTGCATTTCAAGCACCTGGCCTTGGCCATCATCGACGAGCAGCACCGCTTCGGCGTGCAGCAGCGCCTGGCCCTGCGAAAGAAAGGGGTCGCTGGCGAGCTGTGCCCGCACCAGTTGATCATGACCGCCACGCCGATCCCACGGACCCTGGCCATGAGCGCCTATGCCGACCTCGACACCTCGGTGCTCGACGAGCTGCCGCCGGGGCGCACCCCGGTCAACACCGTACTGGTGGCCGACAGCCGTCGCTTCGAGGTGGTCGAGCGCGTCCGCGCGGCCTGCGCCGAAGGGCGCCAGGCGTATTGGGTCTGTACCCTGATCGAAGAATCCGAAGAACTGACCTGCCAGGCTGCGCAGAGCACCTTCGAGGACCTGGGCAGCGCCTTGGGCGAGCTGAGCGTCGGTCTGATCCATGGCCGCATGAAGCCGGCCGACAAGGCTGCGGTCATGGCCGAATTCAAAGAGGGACGGCTGCAACTGCTGGTGGCCACCACCGTCATCGAGGTCGGTGTGGACGTGCCCAATGCCAGCCTGATGATCATCGAGAACCCCGAGCGCCTGGGTCTGGCGCAACTGCACCAGTTGCGTGGACGGGTCGGTCGCGGCAGTGCGGCCAGCCATTGCGTGCTGCTGTATCACCCGCCGCTGTCGCAGATCGGTCGCGAGCGACTGGGCATCATGCGCGAGACCAACGACGGCTTCGTCATCGCTGAAAAGGACCTGGAACTGCGCGGTCCTGGCGAGATGCTCGGGACGCGGCAGACCGGGCTGCTACAGTTCAAGGTCGCCGACCTGATGCGCGACGCCGATCTGCTGCCTGCCGTGCGTGATGCTGCCCAAGCATTGCTGGCACGCTGGCCCGGTCACGTCAGCCCACTGCTGGACCGCTGGTTACGCCATGGCCAGCAATATGGCCAGGTGTGATACCGGTCTCACAATCAGGCCGGTGAGGACAGCCGGCTGATTATACTTTCGCGATTGCAAGGAGAATCTGGACCAGACCATGACTGAAGTTGCCCTGGACACCGCAACCCCACGCGCACCGTCTGTAATCCGGCTGCTGCTCGACAAACTCGGCGTGGCCTACCGCGAAGTGCCGGACCACTTTGCGCTGCCTGCCGCTGCCAAGGTGCAGGCGATTCTGCTCGACGACGAAGTCGGCGCGTTGATGGTGCTGTTCCCGCAGAGCCAGTTGCTCGACCTCCAGCGCCTTCAAGAGCTGACCGGACGCAGCCTGCTGGCGGTGCGCGGCGCTCGCCTGAAAACCATGCTCGACAAGCACGGCCTCAAGGCGCTACCCGGCATCCCGGCCCTGACCAGTTCGCCCTGCCTGTATGAACAGAGCCTGCTTGCGCTCGACGCGGTGTTGCTGCAGTCCGGGGAAACCGGTTTATGGCTGGAGCTTGAGCGCGACGTCTTCAAGCGCCTGCTGAGCAAGGCCAGCGCCGGCAGCTTCGGCGAACACGTGCGACTGATCCAACCCAGTTTCGATCGTCTCAATGACAACCCCCGAGAAATCACACACGCCGTGCAGGTGTTCACCGCACGGCGTATCCAGCAGCGCCTGCAGCAGACCATCGAGATTCCGCCGCTGGCCGACACCGCGCAGAAGATCATCAAGCTGCGGGTCGACCCCAACGCCAGTGTCGACGACATCACGGGTGTGGTCGAAACCGATCCTGCACTGGCGGCGCAGGTGGTGAGCTGGGCGGCGTCGCCCTACTACGCATCGCCTGGAAAGATTCGCTCGGTGGAGGACGCCATCGTCCGTGTGCTGGGCTTTGATCTGGTCATCAACCTGGCGCTGGGCTTGGCCCTGGGCAAGACCATGAGCCTGCCCAAGGACCAGCCGGAACACATGACCCCCTACTGGCAACAAGCGATCTACACCGCTGCCGTCATCGAGGGCCTGACCCGGGCAATGCCACGCCCCTCACGCCCGGAAGCCGGCCTTACCTACCTGGCAGGCCTGCTGCACAACTTCGGTTATCTGTTGCTGGCCCATGTGTTTCCGCCGCATTTCTCGCTGATCTGCCGCCACCTCGAGGTCAACCCGCACCTGAGCCACACCTACGTGGAACAGCATCTGCTGGACATCAATCGCGAACAGATGGGTGCCTGGCTGATGAAGCTGTGGGACATGCCGGAAGAAATCTGTACCGCGCTGCGCTTTCAGGACGATGCCAGCTACGACGGCGAGTACGCGGCATACCCGAACCTGGTGTGCCTGGCCAATCGCCTGCTGCGCACGCGTGGCATCGGTGCCGGACCGCAGAAACCGATTCCTGACCAACTGCTGAGCCGTCTGGGGCTTTCGCAGGACAAGGCCGAGGACGTGGTGAGCAAGGTGCTCGATGCCGAAGCGCTGCTGCGCGAGCTGGCCTCGCAATTCAACACGCCGTAAATCCAGCGTCCCGATCGATCAGGCTTTCTTGCGCGGCTTGAGGTACTTCATCAGGTTCTGGAACCACATCACCAGCGCGGGATTGCCCTTGATCTGGATGTGCTTGTCTTGAATGCCCTGCATGAACGCCAGTTGCTTGTTGCTGGCTTGCAAGGTGGCGTAGCCGTAGGCGGCATCCTTGAAGGCGATGGCGAACGCTGGCTGCGGATGCACGCCCGCCTTGCTGCTCACGCGCTGGTCGCGAACGAAGAAATGCCGCGCGATCTTGCCGTCGAGGGTCTGCATCTGGAACACAAGGTCCTTGTCAGCCAACTGCTGCTGAAAAGCGGGGTTGTTACGGCTGGCCCTGGCCATCAGCAGGCCCATGGCCCAGAGCAGGAAACGAAACTTCATCAAGGCTTCTCGGCTTCAAAGTGACTGAAACCGCGATTCTATCCGCAAAAATCAATGTGTATAGGGACTTTCGTGCCAGCGGCAGCGCATCAACACAAAGGGCGCCCAAGGCGCCCGCTTGCTGACGGGGAAAGCTGAAGAACGCTAGGTGGCGGATTTGCCAGTCTTGCCTGTGGCGCCTTTCTTGCGCGACGCGCTGGCAGCACCCTGCGCTGGCACGGCGACCGTGTCCTTGAGCAGCTTTCCGGGTTTGAAGGCAACGGTGTTGGTGGCTCTGATCTGCACCGGCTCGCCGGTCTGAGGATTCTTGCCCGTGCGCGCGCCGCGGTGACGTTTCTCGAACGTACCGAAACCGACCAGGGTCACCGATTCTTTGGCAACTGCTGCCGTGATCGAGTCGAGAATGGCATTGAGCACGTGGTTGCCCATTTCCTTGGTGAGGTCGGTTTTCTCGGCAATGACGCCGGCCAAATCGGGTTTACGCATAATGATGCCTCGTAGACGGGTTTTTGTTGTTATGCCGTACTGCCAGTAACGCGACGCTGACAGCGCCGACAGGCTCTAGCCTGCGGTAGGCGGATTTGAGAATGGCACGCCCCATTGGACCGCGCCAGTGGCCGCCGGGGCCTTGTCGCTTAGAGGTAATGGCATAGATGCCATACAGCACTGTTTTTCCGCCAAAGCGCCGCTCAGGCCATGGGCAGTACTCCTGTGATCGACGCGCCAGCACCGCACCGGAGTCTGGAAAGCCAGGCGAACATGCTAAGCTCGTCGCCTCTGTGGCCTGTATCAGCGTACCGACGTGCCCGACGACATTTCGCAAGTAACCGCCCTTCAGTGGCTGACCCCCGCACAGCTGGCAGGCGACCTCGATGCGCACCTGCTCGACTGGCTGTTCGATGAAGGTTCACTTACCCGCCGCCTGAGCCAACTGGCCGACCAGCAGTTCTCCGTCACCCCTTTGCGTGAAGGCTGGCAAGCATTGCGGGCCGACGAATGCGCAGCCTTGGGCATTGTGCCAGGTGCTGAAGGTTGGGTACGCGAGGTCTACCTGCGCGGCCATGGCCAGCCTTGGGTGTTTGCCCGCAGCGTGGCGGCGCGCAGCGCGCTGGAGCGCGGCGGGCTCGACCTGCAGACGCTGGGGACACGCTCGCTGGGCGAGCTGCTGTTCTGTGACCAGGCATTCGTGCGCCATCCGCTGCAGGCCTGCCAGTACCCACCCGCCTGGCTGCCTGCCGACGCGCCCCAACAACACCTGTGGGCACGCCGCTCGCGCTTCGAGCGCGAGGGCCTGAGCCTGCTGGTGGCTGAAATCTTCCTGCCCGCCCTCTGGCGCGCGGCCGACAAGGACGCTCGTTGATGTACCTGCAACTGCTCAAATCGCTCAACCGTCTGCACCCGCGTGCCTGGGATTTCATTCAACTGAGCCGCATGGATCGCCCGATCGGCATCTACCTGCTGCTGTGGCCAACCCTGTCTGCGGTGTGGATCGCCGGTAACGGCGCACCCACCCTGGCCAACGTGCTGATCTTCGGCCTTGGGGTGGTGCTGATGCGCGCCGCCGGCTGCTGCATCAATGATTTCGCCGACCGCAAGGTCGATGGCCACGTCAAACGTACTGCAGATCGCCCTCTGGCGGCCGGGCGCATTCGTTCGCGCGAAGCGCTGGCGCTGTTCGCCGCGCTGGTGACGCTGAGTTTCCTTCTGGTGTTGTGCACCAATGCCACCACGGTCTGGCTGTCGTTCGGCGCACTGGCGTTGGCGGCGTGCTACCCCTTCATGAAGCGCTACACCTATTACCCACAGGTGGTGCTGGGCGCCGCCTATTCGTGGGGCATCCCCATGGCCTTCACCGCCGCCACCGGCACGCTGCCGGCCAGCGCCTGGCTGCTGTACATCGCCAACGTGCTGTGGACGGTCGGTTACGACACTTACTACGCCATGGTCGACCGTGACGACGATCTGAAAATCGGCGTGAAGTCGACAGCGATTCTATTCGGCGAAGCAGACCGGGTGATCATCCTTAGCCTGCAACTGCTGTCGCTGGGCTGTCTGCTGCTGGCCGGCAACCGTTTCGAGTTGGGCGGCTGGTTCCAGCTGGGCATCCTCGCTGCGGCGCTGTGCTTCGTGTGGGAGTTCTGGACGACCCGCAGCCTGGGGCGTGAAGTCTGCTTCAAAGCCTTCCTGCACAACCACTGGGCCGGGCTGCTGGTGTTCATCGGCGTGGTCCTGGACTACGCCTGGCGCTGAACGCAAGACCACTGCCTGTCACACAGCTGCAATAATTCCGTTATCTAATGCGCTGCATGAAACGGTTAGCCCAGGAGAGGTTGTGAGCATGGTTGGCAGAAGCATTCTGATCGTCGACGACGAAGCGCCCATTCGCGAAATGATCGCCGTCGCGCTGGAAATGGCCGGCTATGACTGCCTGGAAGCCGAGAATTCGCAACAGGCCCACGCCATCATCGTCGACCGCAAGCCTGACCTGATCCTGCTCGACTGGATGCTTCCCGGCACCTCGGGCATTGAGCTGGCCAGGCGCCTGAAGCGCGATGAGCTGACCGGCAGCATTCCGATCATCATGCTCACCGCCAAGGGTGAGGAAGACAACAAGATCCAGGGCCTGGAAGTCGGCGCCGACGACTACATCACCAAGCCGTTCTCGCCCCGTGAACTGGTGGCGCGACTCAAGGCCGTGCTGCGCCGCACCGGCCCTGCCGACAGCGAAGCGCCCATCGAGATCGGCGGCCTGCTGCTCGACCCCATCAGCCACCGCGTCACCATCGACGGCAAGCCCGCCGACATGGGCCCTACCGAATACCGTCTGCTGCAGTTCTTCATGACCCATCAGGAACGTGCCTACACCCGTGGGCAGTTGCTCGACCAGGTGTGGGGCGGCAACGTCTACGTCGAGGAACGCACCGTCGATGTGCATATCCGTCGCCTGCGCAAAGCGCTGGGTGAAGCCTACGAGAATCTGGTACAAACCGTCCGCGGCACCGGTTATCGCTTCTCCACCAAGAGCTGAACCGGCAGCGCCACGCCTGTAATCCCATGCTGCTTGCAGCAGGGCTGAACAACGGACGTCACAGCACCACCGATCCGCACCCGCTCGCAGCGCCTGGCCTGCGGTGGGCCGTCGGGTCCGAAGGATTTCCACGTGAACCAGAACTGGCATGCGACCCTTATTCGCCACCTGTTGCTGCTGATCACCCTCTGCCTGCTCGGCGGCCTGATCAGCGGGCACTACGGCTGGAGCCTGACCGTCGGGCTGGCGCTGTACCTGGGCTGGACGCTCAAGCAACTGTTGCGTCTGCATGACTGGCTGAGCCACCACAAACCCGACGAAGCGCCGCCCGACGGTTATGGCCTGTGGGGCGAGGTGTTCGACAGCATCTACCACCTGCAACGTCGTGATCAGCGGGTGCGAGGCCGGCTGCAAGCGGTGATCGACCGAGTGCAGGAGTCCACCGCCGCGCTGCGCGATGCGGTGATCATGCTCGACAGCGACGGCAACCTGGAATGGTGGAACCGCGCAGCCGAGACCCTGCTTGGTCTGAAGACGCCCCAGGATGGCGG
It includes:
- the ubiA gene encoding 4-hydroxybenzoate octaprenyltransferase, translating into MYLQLLKSLNRLHPRAWDFIQLSRMDRPIGIYLLLWPTLSAVWIAGNGAPTLANVLIFGLGVVLMRAAGCCINDFADRKVDGHVKRTADRPLAAGRIRSREALALFAALVTLSFLLVLCTNATTVWLSFGALALAACYPFMKRYTYYPQVVLGAAYSWGIPMAFTAATGTLPASAWLLYIANVLWTVGYDTYYAMVDRDDDLKIGVKSTAILFGEADRVIILSLQLLSLGCLLLAGNRFELGGWFQLGILAAALCFVWEFWTTRSLGREVCFKAFLHNHWAGLLVFIGVVLDYAWR
- the phoB gene encoding phosphate regulon transcriptional regulator PhoB, translated to MVGRSILIVDDEAPIREMIAVALEMAGYDCLEAENSQQAHAIIVDRKPDLILLDWMLPGTSGIELARRLKRDELTGSIPIIMLTAKGEEDNKIQGLEVGADDYITKPFSPRELVARLKAVLRRTGPADSEAPIEIGGLLLDPISHRVTIDGKPADMGPTEYRLLQFFMTHQERAYTRGQLLDQVWGGNVYVEERTVDVHIRRLRKALGEAYENLVQTVRGTGYRFSTKS